A window of Rubidibacter lacunae KORDI 51-2 contains these coding sequences:
- the cbiM gene encoding cobalt transporter CbiM, whose product MHVPDGLLPPSTAIAGYAITGGMTWYCLRKIERGNYPSEKIPKASLLTAGFFVASLIHIPIPPASIHLVLNGMMGVTLGYFAFPAVLVGLFFQTVLFQHGGLSTLGVNTAMMGIPALLAYGLFRLLARRSCIRPARAIAAGFWAGSLALALSAAIFCTLVLATLPAEIDAQAERTALWAAAIGYGIQAPIEGAFTAMLVGFLQRVKPELLEDRSAGA is encoded by the coding sequence ATGCACGTACCGGACGGACTGCTCCCTCCCAGCACGGCGATCGCGGGATATGCCATTACCGGTGGCATGACATGGTATTGCCTGCGGAAAATCGAGCGCGGGAACTACCCGAGCGAGAAGATTCCTAAGGCATCCCTGCTGACTGCAGGATTTTTCGTAGCATCACTCATTCACATACCAATACCGCCAGCAAGCATTCACTTAGTCCTCAACGGCATGATGGGCGTGACATTAGGGTACTTTGCCTTTCCGGCAGTCCTGGTGGGCTTGTTTTTCCAGACCGTGCTATTCCAGCACGGGGGGCTGTCTACACTTGGGGTTAACACAGCCATGATGGGAATTCCCGCGTTGCTAGCCTATGGGTTGTTTCGTTTGCTCGCACGACGGAGCTGCATTCGGCCGGCGCGGGCGATCGCAGCTGGTTTTTGGGCTGGCTCCTTGGCATTAGCATTGTCGGCAGCGATTTTTTGCACGTTGGTGCTCGCGACCCTGCCAGCAGAAATCGATGCGCAGGCAGAACGCACGGCCCTGTGGGCAGCCGCCATCGGTTACGGCATCCAAGCCCCGATCGAAGGAGCGTTTACGGCAATGCTGGTCGGCTTCCTACAACGAGTCAAGCCAGAGCTGTTGGAGGACCGATCGGCGGGAGCCTAG
- the cbiQ gene encoding cobalt ECF transporter T component CbiQ produces the protein MKLALDRYAYLCSPIHRWEQRSKLLALLSLIFAFACVRHLLLLPAMVVVTAGLYWASRLPVRYLLRRLRYPGLFIAAAVALLPFAGGETAIAQWGPLTVWLEGCKALVLIAVRFACILTISLILFGTAPFATSIKAMRALGLPATIVDMMLLTYRYLDSLGDTRLRMQRAMQLRGFQTHGWNCRTLAMLASLAGSLLVRSYEQSQRVYYAMRLRGYGNPHSRLSVPFGGDASGRLACGIVLALATVFVAAELLLQVGAVS, from the coding sequence ATGAAACTTGCGCTAGACCGCTATGCCTACCTTTGCTCGCCTATCCATCGCTGGGAACAACGCTCGAAACTTCTCGCACTTCTGTCACTGATATTTGCATTTGCCTGCGTCCGCCACCTACTCCTCTTGCCAGCGATGGTCGTCGTGACTGCGGGGCTATATTGGGCTTCGCGGTTGCCGGTCCGCTACCTGCTAAGGCGCTTGCGCTATCCGGGGCTGTTCATTGCCGCAGCAGTAGCATTGTTGCCGTTTGCGGGCGGCGAGACGGCGATCGCGCAGTGGGGACCGCTAACCGTTTGGCTAGAAGGGTGTAAGGCTTTGGTGCTAATTGCAGTGCGGTTCGCCTGCATTCTTACAATTAGCTTAATTTTGTTCGGAACCGCGCCTTTTGCCACCAGTATTAAGGCGATGCGCGCGCTCGGTCTGCCGGCGACCATCGTTGACATGATGTTGCTGACGTATCGTTACCTCGACAGCCTTGGCGATACGCGACTGCGGATGCAGCGTGCGATGCAATTGCGCGGTTTCCAGACACACGGGTGGAACTGCAGGACGCTAGCGATGCTGGCGTCGCTAGCCGGCAGTTTGCTCGTCCGCAGTTACGAACAGTCCCAGCGAGTTTACTATGCCATGCGGTTGCGCGGTTACGGCAACCCTCATTCACGTTTGAGCGTTCCATTCGGTGGCGATGCAAGTGGGCGGCTAGCCTGCGGTATCGTGCTGGCGCTCGCGACGGTTTTTGTGGCAGCCGAATTGCTGTTGCAGGTTGGCGCTGTGAGCTGA
- a CDS encoding energy-coupling factor ABC transporter ATP-binding protein has product MTSLAPRPSQTIETDVSRALAVEHLSFCYPTGKQVLDDIFLEIRANERVGLVGPNGSGKTTLFLLLCGVLAGEGLISVFGRQVIPGEFRPEVGLVFQNPDDQLFCPTVRDDVAFGPQNLQLATEEIDRRVRDALALAGVSALTERVPHQLSGGEKCMVAIAAVLAMQPQLVLYDEPSANLDLRARRRLIEFLQSARQSMLISSHDLEMVLEVCDRVVLLDGGRIVADGAPAVVLGNRALMEAHGLEKPHSLSPHHRDATGEQA; this is encoded by the coding sequence ATGACCTCACTGGCTCCTCGACCCTCCCAAACAATCGAAACCGACGTCAGCAGAGCGTTGGCAGTCGAGCATCTGAGTTTCTGCTATCCCACTGGCAAACAAGTGTTGGATGACATTTTCTTGGAGATTCGAGCAAACGAGCGCGTCGGGTTGGTGGGACCGAATGGTTCCGGCAAGACCACCTTATTTCTATTGTTATGCGGAGTGTTAGCGGGCGAGGGACTAATCAGCGTATTCGGCCGACAGGTTATCCCGGGGGAATTCCGCCCGGAGGTGGGGTTGGTGTTTCAGAATCCGGACGACCAGTTGTTTTGCCCGACCGTCCGCGATGACGTGGCGTTCGGGCCGCAGAACTTACAACTGGCCACTGAGGAGATCGACCGCCGGGTCCGAGATGCGCTCGCATTAGCAGGCGTGTCGGCGCTAACGGAACGCGTCCCTCACCAGCTTTCGGGCGGCGAGAAGTGCATGGTGGCGATCGCCGCCGTGTTGGCAATGCAGCCGCAGTTAGTGCTATACGACGAACCGAGTGCCAATCTGGATTTGCGCGCGCGGCGGCGACTGATCGAATTTCTGCAGTCGGCGCGGCAGTCAATGCTGATTTCGTCCCACGACCTGGAAATGGTCCTAGAGGTGTGCGATCGTGTCGTGCTTCTCGATGGCGGCCGGATCGTTGCCGATGGCGCGCCGGCAGTCGTACTGGGCAATCGCGCCCTGATGGAAGCACACGGATTGGAAAAGCCTCATTCGCTCTCGCCCCATCACCGCGACGCTACTGGCGAGCAGGCCTAG
- a CDS encoding ABC transporter ATP-binding protein, whose amino-acid sequence MAYSRIRKLGAYLRPHRQRVALGVGALFVVNALSVYIPLAIGNAIDEGLTSSGSLWFYVASIAVLASVMWIVRMLSRVWLFGIGREVEFDLKQRIFQHLLRLEPSYFATNSVGDLINRATSDVDNIRRLLGFAILSTANTIFAYALTLPVMLAIDLRLSVLALAPYPLILITVQLFSDRLREEQRQVQERLSDVSEAIQEDMSGIALVKIYSQEDNQRRAFGRLNRQLLDANLKLARSRNLLFPLIEGLASASLLVLVWQGSQALASGVITNGNFLELIVFAQRLVFPIALLGFTITAYQRGEVSVDRVEAILNAEPQIQSEPDATVLPLENVRGRIEARDLTYTFPGARAPALDCVGFAIEPGETVAVVGTIGAGKSTLANALPRLLDIAPGQLFLDGIDITEIALNDLRQAIAYVPQDSFLFSTSVGNNIAYVNPLSDLSEVEGAAKQSQIHNEIVTFPRQYDTIVGERGITLSGGQRQRTSLARALIARAPVLILDDALSSVDNQTATRILAELANGVQQRTILFVTHQLSAAAKTDRILVMDSGRVVDSGTHDELLARPGLYRSLWQQHQLESVLS is encoded by the coding sequence ATGGCATATTCGCGAATACGAAAACTCGGCGCTTATTTGCGCCCTCACCGACAGCGCGTCGCCCTTGGCGTCGGCGCGTTGTTTGTCGTCAACGCCCTCAGCGTTTATATTCCCCTCGCGATCGGCAACGCGATCGACGAAGGTTTAACCAGCAGCGGCAGTCTCTGGTTCTACGTCGCCTCGATCGCCGTCTTGGCATCGGTGATGTGGATCGTCAGGATGCTATCGCGGGTTTGGTTATTCGGTATCGGGCGGGAGGTGGAGTTCGACCTCAAGCAGCGAATCTTCCAACATCTGTTGCGCCTGGAGCCATCATATTTTGCAACGAATTCCGTTGGCGATTTGATCAACCGCGCCACCAGCGACGTGGATAACATCCGCCGCCTACTGGGATTTGCGATCCTCAGCACGGCGAATACGATTTTTGCTTACGCGCTAACGCTACCGGTCATGTTGGCAATCGACTTGCGCTTGAGCGTGTTGGCACTGGCACCGTATCCGCTGATTTTAATAACGGTGCAGTTGTTTAGCGATCGCCTGCGCGAGGAACAGCGTCAGGTGCAAGAGCGGCTTTCGGACGTAAGCGAGGCGATCCAAGAAGACATGAGCGGGATCGCACTGGTCAAGATCTACTCTCAGGAAGACAACCAGCGTCGGGCATTTGGGCGGCTCAATCGCCAGTTGCTGGACGCGAATTTGAAGCTGGCGCGATCGCGCAACTTGTTGTTTCCGCTGATCGAGGGCTTGGCGTCAGCAAGCTTGTTGGTGCTGGTCTGGCAAGGATCGCAGGCATTGGCAAGCGGTGTCATTACGAACGGCAACTTCTTGGAGTTGATCGTGTTTGCCCAACGCTTGGTGTTCCCGATCGCGCTACTAGGCTTCACAATCACGGCTTATCAGCGCGGGGAAGTTAGCGTCGATCGCGTCGAGGCCATCCTCAATGCCGAGCCGCAGATCCAGTCGGAGCCGGACGCGACGGTTTTGCCGCTAGAAAACGTGCGGGGTCGCATCGAGGCGCGCGACCTCACCTACACATTTCCCGGCGCGCGCGCGCCGGCACTCGATTGCGTCGGCTTCGCAATCGAACCGGGCGAGACCGTGGCTGTAGTCGGCACGATCGGAGCGGGGAAGTCAACCTTGGCGAACGCACTACCGCGCTTGCTGGATATCGCACCGGGTCAGCTCTTCCTTGACGGCATCGATATTACCGAGATTGCCCTGAACGACTTGCGGCAGGCGATCGCCTACGTGCCACAGGACAGTTTCTTGTTCAGCACGAGTGTTGGCAATAACATTGCTTACGTCAATCCGCTCAGCGATCTCTCCGAAGTCGAAGGGGCAGCGAAGCAGTCTCAAATCCACAACGAGATCGTTACGTTCCCGCGGCAGTACGACACGATCGTCGGCGAGCGCGGTATCACCCTGTCGGGCGGTCAGCGCCAGCGCACGTCCCTTGCCCGCGCATTGATAGCACGGGCACCCGTATTAATCCTCGACGATGCCCTCTCCAGCGTGGATAACCAAACTGCGACGCGGATTCTGGCAGAGCTGGCAAATGGCGTGCAGCAGCGCACGATTTTGTTTGTCACGCATCAGCTATCGGCGGCAGCGAAGACCGATCGCATCCTGGTGATGGATTCCGGACGGGTTGTGGATTCCGGCACGCACGATGAGTTACTCGCACGACCGGGGTTATACCGTTCGTTGTGGCAGCAGCACCAACTCGAATCGGTTCTCAGCTGA
- a CDS encoding glycosyltransferase — protein sequence MTKTHALVHEWLTPLATGGSELVVKEILQFIDADLYALIDFESRNANSHLYGRAIGTTFLQHFPFARHGIQKYLPLLPLAIEQLDLRAYDTILTSSHAVAKGVLSAPHQTHVCYCHTPMRYAWDLTFDYLAASRAGRGLPGILTRYLLHQLRQWDAISAHRVDYFIANSHHTARRIWRCYRREAEVVYPPVQLSRFQYREQKDDFYLIVSRLVSYKQVPLVVETFNRIQRPLVVIGGGPQLDALRRLAQSPVRVLGPQPDAVVADYMSRAKAFVYAACEDFGIALVEAQACGTPAIAYGRGGAAETVCDRAAVADGATGILFPEQTSEALEAAVRSFEAYAGEFAPDVARSRAEMFAPSVFKKQYMEHLARWGAL from the coding sequence TTGACTAAAACCCACGCCCTCGTCCACGAGTGGTTGACACCGCTTGCCACTGGCGGCTCGGAGCTCGTCGTCAAAGAAATTCTCCAATTCATCGATGCCGACCTCTACGCGCTGATCGACTTCGAGTCGCGCAACGCCAACAGCCATCTCTACGGCCGAGCGATTGGCACCACCTTTCTGCAACATTTCCCTTTTGCTCGGCACGGCATCCAAAAATACCTACCACTGCTACCGCTAGCGATCGAACAGCTCGACTTGCGCGCCTACGATACGATTCTTACGTCATCTCATGCCGTTGCCAAAGGGGTCTTGAGCGCGCCCCACCAAACCCATGTTTGCTATTGTCATACGCCTATGCGGTACGCCTGGGATCTGACCTTCGACTACCTGGCGGCCTCGCGTGCCGGTCGCGGTCTGCCCGGTATCTTGACGCGCTATCTGCTCCACCAATTGCGACAATGGGATGCGATCTCCGCCCACCGCGTCGATTACTTCATCGCTAACTCTCACCACACCGCCCGGCGCATCTGGCGCTGCTACCGTCGCGAAGCCGAAGTCGTCTACCCGCCCGTTCAGCTCTCGCGCTTCCAATATCGCGAGCAAAAAGACGATTTCTACCTCATCGTGTCGCGCCTCGTGAGCTATAAACAGGTTCCCTTAGTCGTCGAAACCTTTAACCGCATCCAGCGCCCGCTCGTCGTTATCGGCGGCGGACCGCAACTAGACGCTCTGCGTCGCCTGGCCCAATCGCCCGTGCGCGTGCTCGGTCCCCAACCCGACGCCGTCGTTGCTGACTATATGAGCCGCGCCAAGGCATTTGTCTATGCAGCTTGCGAGGATTTCGGGATCGCCCTTGTCGAAGCCCAGGCCTGCGGCACGCCTGCGATTGCTTATGGTCGCGGCGGTGCCGCCGAAACCGTTTGCGATCGCGCGGCCGTTGCCGACGGCGCCACCGGCATCCTTTTTCCAGAACAAACGTCCGAAGCCCTAGAGGCAGCTGTCAGGTCCTTTGAAGCCTACGCCGGTGAGTTTGCTCCGGATGTTGCTCGCTCCCGCGCCGAAATGTTTGCGCCATCCGTTTTCAAAAAGCAATATATGGAACACCTGGCACGCTGGGGAGCGCTCTAG
- a CDS encoding sugar transferase, translating into MTAHSQLTSVKLRAALSRGWGLPFGQSQRRGFARPFVDGEAAKRLFDIVFSLAVLVLCLPLYLLLAAAIAIDSPGPIFYVQERIGKNRQYFGCIKFRTMVANADEVMEALMAESPELRQEFEENFKLRDDPRVTTVGKFLRYTSLDEFPQFWNVLRGDMSVVGPRPLVPEELYKYGRHIEKVLMIRPGITGLWQVSGRNNIPYERRVNMDVYYVNFRTWALDSWVVLKTVGVILFPQQSGGY; encoded by the coding sequence ATGACTGCCCATAGCCAACTTACGTCCGTCAAGTTGCGGGCAGCGCTCTCCCGCGGTTGGGGATTGCCGTTCGGACAATCCCAACGTCGCGGATTCGCGCGCCCTTTTGTTGACGGAGAGGCCGCCAAGCGGTTGTTCGATATCGTCTTTTCACTCGCGGTCTTGGTGCTCTGCCTGCCGCTGTACTTGCTACTCGCGGCCGCGATCGCGATCGACTCGCCCGGACCGATCTTTTACGTGCAAGAGCGCATTGGCAAGAACCGCCAGTACTTCGGCTGCATTAAGTTTCGTACGATGGTGGCGAATGCAGATGAAGTCATGGAAGCTCTCATGGCCGAGTCGCCCGAGCTGCGACAGGAGTTCGAAGAGAACTTTAAGTTGCGCGACGATCCGCGCGTGACAACGGTCGGCAAATTCTTGCGATATACCAGTCTCGATGAATTTCCCCAATTTTGGAACGTGCTTCGAGGCGATATGAGTGTTGTCGGGCCCCGACCGCTCGTGCCAGAAGAACTTTACAAGTACGGCCGTCACATCGAGAAGGTGCTGATGATTCGGCCGGGAATCACGGGGTTGTGGCAGGTTTCTGGACGCAACAACATTCCCTACGAGCGACGGGTGAACATGGACGTTTACTACGTTAACTTCCGTACCTGGGCTTTAGATTCTTGGGTCGTCCTCAAAACCGTTGGAGTCATCTTGTTTCCACAGCAAAGCGGCGGCTACTAA
- the gmd gene encoding GDP-mannose 4,6-dehydratase, whose translation MTQPKRSLITGITGQDGSYLSELLLEKGYEVHGIIRRTSTFNTDRIEHIYVDPHYATAKLFLHYGDLTDGATLRRLLEEIQPVEIYNLGAQSHVRVSFDSPEYTVDTVGMGTLRLLEAIRDYQRRTGIQVRFYQAGSSEMFGKVQAVPQSETTPFYPRSPYACAKVYAHWQTVNYRESYDLFACNGILFNHESPRRGETFVTRKITRAIARIVAGQKDPLYMGNLDAKRDWGYAKDYVKAMWLMLQQDEPDDYVIATGETHSVREFLELAFGYVNLNWEDYVRFDPRYLRPAEVELLIGDPTKALQALEWERSVTFPELVRLMVDADLAALGLKSPSGTVDPNGTPHAAYARQVPSMIDGGRP comes from the coding sequence ATGACTCAGCCGAAACGCTCGCTTATCACCGGAATTACCGGTCAAGACGGGTCGTATCTCAGCGAGCTGTTGTTAGAGAAGGGTTATGAGGTACACGGCATAATTCGCCGAACGTCGACGTTCAATACCGATCGTATCGAACACATTTACGTCGATCCCCACTACGCGACGGCGAAGCTATTCCTGCACTACGGCGACCTCACCGACGGAGCGACACTTCGGCGATTGCTTGAGGAGATCCAACCAGTTGAAATCTACAATTTGGGCGCGCAGTCCCACGTCCGCGTAAGTTTCGATTCGCCCGAGTACACTGTCGATACAGTTGGGATGGGGACCCTGCGCCTGCTCGAGGCCATTCGCGACTACCAGCGCCGAACGGGCATTCAGGTACGTTTCTACCAAGCAGGCTCCTCGGAAATGTTTGGGAAGGTTCAGGCTGTTCCCCAGTCGGAGACAACGCCGTTCTATCCGCGCAGTCCTTACGCGTGTGCCAAGGTTTATGCTCATTGGCAAACTGTGAATTATCGCGAGTCCTATGACCTCTTTGCGTGTAATGGTATTTTGTTCAACCACGAATCGCCCCGCCGGGGTGAAACCTTCGTAACGCGAAAGATCACTCGCGCGATCGCGCGGATCGTTGCCGGACAGAAGGATCCCTTATACATGGGCAACCTCGATGCCAAGCGCGATTGGGGCTACGCCAAGGATTATGTCAAAGCCATGTGGCTGATGTTGCAGCAAGACGAGCCGGATGACTACGTCATTGCCACTGGCGAGACTCACTCAGTGCGCGAATTCCTCGAATTGGCGTTCGGATATGTCAATCTCAACTGGGAAGACTACGTGCGTTTCGACCCCCGCTACCTGCGTCCGGCAGAAGTAGAATTGCTAATCGGCGATCCGACTAAAGCTTTGCAGGCGCTGGAGTGGGAGCGTTCGGTAACGTTTCCGGAACTAGTTCGGCTTATGGTCGATGCCGATTTGGCCGCCCTCGGACTGAAGTCGCCGAGCGGGACAGTAGATCCGAACGGGACTCCACACGCCGCGTATGCCCGGCAAGTGCCCAGCATGATAGATGGAGGGCGACCCTAA
- a CDS encoding GDP-L-fucose synthase family protein — MLDLGNKRIVVTGGAGFLGKQVVDRLCQSGAQRDKISVPRSRDRDLRDFANCQRTVAEQDIVIHLAAHVGGIGLNREKPAELFYNNLMMGAQLIHASHTAGVQKFVCVGTICAYPKFTPVPFKEDNLWDGYPEETNAPYGIAKKALLVQLQSYRQQYGFNGVYLLPVNLYGPEDNFDPRSSHVIPALIRKVYEAQQRGDNAIPVWGDGSPTREFLYSTDAALGIVMAAQGFDGPQPVNLGTNCEISIRALAELICELMAFDGEIVWETDKPTGQPRRCLDTTRAQELFGFAARMDFRTGLKNTIDWYRQHAA; from the coding sequence ATGTTGGACCTCGGCAATAAACGAATTGTCGTCACGGGGGGTGCGGGCTTCCTCGGCAAGCAAGTTGTCGATCGCCTCTGCCAGTCTGGAGCCCAACGCGACAAGATTTCCGTACCGCGATCGCGCGATCGCGACCTGCGCGACTTTGCGAATTGCCAGCGAACTGTTGCCGAGCAAGATATCGTCATCCACCTCGCCGCTCACGTGGGCGGGATCGGACTCAACCGCGAAAAACCCGCCGAGTTGTTCTACAACAACCTGATGATGGGCGCGCAGCTGATCCATGCGTCCCACACGGCTGGTGTGCAAAAGTTCGTGTGCGTGGGGACGATTTGCGCATACCCCAAATTCACGCCCGTCCCCTTCAAAGAAGACAACCTTTGGGATGGCTATCCAGAAGAAACAAACGCGCCGTATGGAATTGCCAAGAAAGCTCTGCTCGTTCAATTGCAGTCTTATCGGCAGCAATACGGGTTCAATGGGGTGTATCTGCTGCCAGTAAACTTGTACGGCCCGGAAGATAATTTCGATCCACGCAGTTCGCATGTAATTCCGGCTCTAATACGCAAGGTCTACGAAGCCCAGCAACGCGGCGACAATGCGATTCCCGTTTGGGGCGATGGCAGCCCGACACGGGAATTTTTGTATTCAACTGATGCCGCCCTTGGCATTGTCATGGCAGCGCAAGGGTTTGACGGTCCGCAGCCGGTGAATTTGGGGACAAACTGCGAGATCTCAATTCGGGCATTAGCCGAACTGATTTGCGAGTTGATGGCGTTTGATGGCGAGATTGTCTGGGAAACTGACAAACCCACCGGCCAGCCCCGCCGTTGCTTGGATACAACGCGCGCGCAGGAGCTGTTCGGGTTCGCGGCCCGGATGGATTTCCGCACGGGTCTCAAAAACACAATTGACTGGTACCGCCAGCATGCCGCGTAG
- a CDS encoding Ycf51 family protein: METAIADEFLPWLQWSGILTAASAIVTIAAFLFGWGIRFRLVGITGFSAVLAMGVFGLSLGLLGTNEVPGAVPFNTVYDNGGTQLVIKLPPTVTESEVESTLRKAAADLFSLGRMGERSDRLTVRARTITHPVSGISQPLFLGRATRSLTSRDDEVKIEVFAERFSQLPASGSAFSKEQASS, translated from the coding sequence ATGGAAACCGCAATTGCCGATGAGTTCTTGCCCTGGCTCCAGTGGTCGGGTATTCTGACGGCAGCAAGTGCGATCGTGACGATTGCGGCCTTCCTATTCGGTTGGGGAATTCGTTTTCGCTTAGTCGGAATCACTGGATTCTCAGCCGTTCTAGCAATGGGCGTTTTTGGTTTGTCACTCGGCTTACTGGGCACGAACGAAGTTCCAGGAGCGGTGCCTTTCAATACGGTCTACGACAATGGCGGCACTCAGCTGGTTATCAAGCTACCGCCGACGGTGACGGAGAGCGAGGTTGAATCGACCCTGCGCAAGGCCGCTGCCGATTTGTTTTCGCTCGGACGCATGGGCGAGCGCAGCGACCGCCTGACGGTCCGCGCGCGCACGATAACTCATCCCGTATCCGGAATCTCACAACCGCTGTTCCTTGGTCGAGCGACGCGCTCGCTGACGAGCCGCGATGATGAGGTAAAGATCGAGGTTTTTGCAGAACGCTTCTCGCAGCTCCCAGCTTCCGGGTCAGCGTTTTCTAAAGAGCAAGCGTCTAGCTAA
- a CDS encoding iron-containing alcohol dehydrogenase family protein, whose translation MDETPTTMAMTATDVLLAVAPTRIMRGSGVIARVGTALAQLGQRPILVGGDRTLAAASPFLQPVLEAQQLTARSATYCPDSSERTLASLQAVAADHRADFVIGIGGGKALDAAKLLGDRAHVPVATVPTSAATCAAWTALSNIYTDEGAYLFDIPLTRCPELLVLDYDLIQTAPQRTLLAGIGDALAKWYEAAASSGDSPAALTIAAVQQARVLRDILFQKSAAAIDAPGSQEWCEVVDATVLLPGMIGGLGGANCRTVAAHAIHNGLTHLPAAHRALHGEKVALGILAQLRLEELARGNQLAASARQQLLQFFARIGLPRTLDDLGLGQVPLNELRRAIEVACAPQSDIHRLPFPVQPEQVLAALVSTTLPVDTASRATLPPSD comes from the coding sequence ATGGACGAAACGCCAACGACAATGGCAATGACCGCAACAGATGTGCTGCTCGCAGTCGCTCCCACGCGCATCATGCGCGGATCGGGAGTGATTGCCCGCGTCGGAACAGCGCTCGCTCAGCTGGGACAGCGGCCGATTCTGGTCGGTGGAGACCGCACGCTTGCTGCCGCGAGTCCCTTTTTGCAACCCGTGCTGGAAGCTCAACAACTAACAGCACGATCGGCGACTTATTGCCCGGATTCCTCAGAACGAACGCTGGCGTCACTGCAAGCGGTTGCAGCAGATCACCGCGCTGATTTTGTCATCGGCATCGGCGGGGGGAAAGCGTTGGATGCTGCCAAGTTACTGGGCGATCGCGCACACGTGCCGGTCGCGACCGTTCCGACCTCTGCAGCAACTTGTGCGGCATGGACCGCTCTGTCGAATATTTATACCGATGAGGGCGCGTACTTATTCGACATTCCGCTTACCCGCTGTCCAGAGTTGTTGGTGCTCGATTACGACCTTATACAAACAGCTCCCCAGCGAACGCTGCTGGCAGGAATCGGAGATGCACTGGCGAAATGGTACGAAGCAGCGGCTAGCAGCGGCGACTCTCCAGCAGCACTAACGATTGCGGCAGTCCAGCAAGCGCGGGTTTTGCGCGACATCCTGTTTCAGAAATCGGCAGCGGCCATCGACGCACCGGGCTCCCAAGAGTGGTGCGAAGTCGTCGATGCAACGGTCTTGCTGCCTGGCATGATCGGTGGTTTGGGCGGTGCAAACTGCCGGACCGTAGCTGCACACGCCATTCACAACGGACTGACACACTTGCCGGCTGCCCATCGCGCACTGCACGGGGAGAAAGTGGCCCTTGGTATCCTGGCGCAGTTGCGCTTGGAGGAACTTGCACGAGGTAACCAGCTGGCCGCATCGGCTCGACAGCAGCTGCTGCAGTTCTTCGCGCGAATCGGGCTGCCGCGAACCTTGGACGATCTAGGACTGGGGCAGGTACCGTTAAACGAGCTGCGTCGCGCGATTGAAGTAGCTTGTGCGCCCCAGTCGGATATTCATCGCTTGCCGTTTCCCGTGCAGCCGGAGCAAGTTTTAGCCGCACTGGTATCGACAACGCTGCCAGTTGACACCGCATCGCGTGCGACCTTACCACCCTCAGACTAG